The following proteins come from a genomic window of Pirellula staleyi DSM 6068:
- a CDS encoding flagellar biosynthetic protein FliO, translated as MSQALLLLLASTASAQSSNHYAPPGGFSSPERPASFYGKPINHDRPLVAEQPVDPRARPATNYASAPLPSRSASEPASFSAPEQPLPIANASAGSSLKLPPRQAPKTLERAKAPTSSTSALMTMGGALAAVLGLFFCLVVLSKKFQPAGGGALPKEAIEVLGRTALAGRQQLQLVRVGGKLILVALTAGSAETLTEITDPHEVERLTAMCRRSQPGSSTQTFQQVVSEIEREPVSRGFLGENSSSRGGSNAGSARRIS; from the coding sequence ATGTCGCAAGCTCTTTTGCTACTGCTGGCAAGCACTGCATCAGCCCAATCGAGCAATCACTATGCCCCGCCAGGAGGTTTCTCGAGCCCCGAGCGTCCGGCATCGTTCTACGGCAAGCCCATCAATCACGATCGCCCCTTGGTGGCCGAGCAACCAGTCGACCCGCGAGCGCGTCCCGCGACCAACTACGCCAGTGCTCCACTCCCCTCGCGGAGCGCAAGTGAGCCAGCTAGTTTCTCCGCGCCTGAGCAGCCCCTTCCAATTGCTAACGCTTCCGCAGGCAGCTCGCTGAAGCTCCCTCCGCGTCAAGCCCCCAAAACACTCGAGCGCGCGAAAGCTCCGACATCAAGCACCAGCGCCCTCATGACCATGGGTGGCGCACTGGCCGCAGTGCTCGGACTCTTCTTCTGCCTCGTTGTGCTGAGCAAAAAGTTTCAGCCCGCCGGTGGTGGTGCCCTCCCCAAAGAGGCCATCGAAGTGCTGGGGCGCACCGCGCTTGCCGGTCGACAGCAGCTGCAACTCGTGCGCGTGGGTGGCAAGCTGATCCTCGTTGCTCTCACTGCAGGGAGCGCAGAAACGCTCACCGAAATCACCGATCCTCACGAGGTCGAACGTCTCACCGCCATGTGCCGTCGCTCACAACCGGGCAGCAGCACGCAAACGTTTCAGCAAGTTGTTTCGGAGATCGAGCGCGAGCCCGTTTCCCGAGGTTTTCTCGGAGAAAACAGCAGTTCTCGTGGCGGCAGCAACGCTGGTTCCGCACGTCGCATCTCGTAG
- the fliP gene encoding flagellar type III secretion system pore protein FliP (The bacterial flagellar biogenesis protein FliP forms a type III secretion system (T3SS)-type pore required for flagellar assembly.), translated as MLLIIQHRCTLLLAALLLVAAVSHTHAQDVMGPNLLPSIDPTQELADGELDRELMPPADPVTELLRGNGEALTSPKRLSSTLQIMLLLTVLSLAPAILLMTTSFVRIVVVLGLLRQALGTNQLPPSQVITALAMFLTLLIMTPTWNSVYHEAIEPYTSGADLTPEEAWNRGSLPIKRFMSRQIEVAGNSDDVWLFYEYLPEENRPAKPPETYDEVPLSVLLPAFMLSELKTSFLIGFQIYLPFLILDLVVSSVTISMGMMMLPPVMISLPLKLLLFVLVDGWTLTVRMLLESFAGPL; from the coding sequence ATGCTTCTGATCATTCAGCATCGATGCACACTCCTACTCGCAGCTCTGCTGCTTGTAGCGGCGGTGTCGCACACGCATGCTCAGGACGTGATGGGCCCGAATCTGCTCCCTTCGATCGACCCGACTCAAGAACTTGCTGACGGGGAGCTCGATCGCGAACTGATGCCCCCGGCTGATCCCGTCACCGAACTTTTGCGCGGCAATGGCGAAGCGCTCACGAGCCCTAAGCGGCTCAGCAGCACGCTGCAGATCATGCTGCTCTTGACGGTCCTCAGCCTTGCACCAGCCATCTTGTTGATGACCACCAGCTTTGTCCGGATCGTGGTAGTGCTCGGTCTCCTTCGTCAAGCGCTCGGCACCAACCAGTTGCCACCGAGTCAGGTGATCACTGCACTCGCGATGTTTTTGACGCTGCTGATCATGACCCCCACCTGGAACAGCGTCTATCACGAAGCGATCGAGCCCTACACCAGCGGCGCCGACCTCACTCCCGAAGAAGCCTGGAATCGTGGCTCGCTTCCAATCAAACGCTTCATGAGCCGCCAGATTGAAGTGGCTGGCAACAGCGATGATGTGTGGCTGTTCTACGAGTATCTGCCCGAAGAAAATCGCCCCGCCAAACCGCCAGAAACCTACGACGAAGTCCCTCTCTCGGTCCTTCTTCCTGCGTTCATGCTCAGCGAACTGAAGACCTCGTTCTTGATTGGCTTTCAGATCTACTTACCCTTTTTGATTCTCGACCTCGTGGTCTCGAGCGTCACGATCTCGATGGGCATGATGATGCTGCCACCGGTCATGATCTCGCTCCCGCTGAAACTTCTGCTGTTCGTACTGGTTGACGGCTGGACACTGACGGTCCGCATGTTGCTCGAAAGTTTTGCGGGTCCTCTTTAG
- the fliQ gene encoding flagellar biosynthesis protein FliQ — protein sequence MDPQDAVTLTQQAMMTALVLCAPLLLVGMLVGLLIGLAQALTQVQDQTVAFVPKLVAMVAVMLLCLPWLIEQMMEYSTNLFTGIPQMIMGS from the coding sequence ATGGATCCGCAAGACGCAGTCACACTCACCCAGCAAGCCATGATGACAGCGCTGGTGCTTTGTGCGCCGCTGCTCCTCGTCGGCATGCTCGTGGGTCTGCTCATCGGGCTCGCTCAAGCACTCACCCAGGTGCAAGACCAAACGGTCGCCTTCGTTCCGAAACTCGTGGCGATGGTGGCGGTGATGCTCCTCTGCTTGCCGTGGCTCATCGAGCAAATGATGGAATACTCCACCAATCTGTTCACAGGCATCCCTCAAATGATCATGGGAAGCTGA
- a CDS encoding flagellar biosynthetic protein FliR: protein MSPLITSQLDQIVIFSLVLTRIGMLVFILPMFGSSSVPMQARAILAIAIALILTPVYAGALPSPPENLMMLGLMLARESMLGLALGLAVMILLAGMQLAGSIISQMSGMTLADVANPTFDTSVPIFSQLLEMLSLAIFFSLGGHRLVMSALLDTFKFMPPGQATFPEEAVEMLATIFTHSFEIGIRAAAPAIISLLLAILVVALISRTLPQLNSVAVGLNFNAMIVLAILALSLGSAAMVFQEELEPTIVSITQSILIPSDSQVASETADLRVYPSE, encoded by the coding sequence ATGTCTCCCCTCATCACGTCGCAGCTAGATCAAATTGTGATCTTCTCGCTCGTGCTGACGCGCATCGGGATGCTCGTTTTCATTCTCCCGATGTTTGGTTCGAGCAGTGTGCCGATGCAAGCTCGCGCGATACTAGCGATTGCAATCGCGCTGATCCTGACGCCGGTCTATGCGGGAGCACTTCCGTCTCCGCCAGAAAATCTGATGATGCTCGGACTCATGCTCGCGCGTGAGTCGATGCTGGGACTCGCGCTCGGACTAGCGGTGATGATCCTGCTGGCAGGGATGCAGCTCGCCGGATCGATCATCAGTCAGATGAGTGGCATGACGCTTGCCGACGTTGCCAATCCGACGTTCGATACGAGTGTTCCCATCTTCTCGCAGCTGCTCGAAATGTTGTCGCTCGCGATTTTCTTTTCACTGGGTGGACACCGCCTGGTGATGTCCGCGCTGCTCGATACGTTCAAGTTCATGCCTCCGGGACAAGCCACGTTTCCGGAAGAGGCGGTCGAGATGCTGGCGACTATTTTCACCCACAGTTTTGAAATTGGGATTCGCGCCGCAGCACCTGCCATCATCTCGCTACTGCTGGCCATTTTGGTGGTCGCGCTCATTAGTCGCACACTTCCGCAGCTGAACTCGGTGGCTGTCGGCTTGAACTTCAACGCCATGATTGTGCTGGCGATTCTGGCACTTTCGCTCGGATCAGCCGCGATGGTCTTTCAAGAAGAACTCGAGCCGACGATCGTTTCGATCACGCAGTCGATCTTGATTCCGAGCGACAGCCAGGTGGCAAGTGAAACGGCTGATTTACGCGTCTATCCCTCAGAATAA
- a CDS encoding EscU/YscU/HrcU family type III secretion system export apparatus switch protein, with protein MDDDNGEKSHEATQHRRDKAREEGQVVKSQDLTSAAMLMACLLLLWYFSSGMFELVGAFTRDQITGQLWQPITLADVTSDFARIGGLLARTLLPLLLMMMLAAITIQLSQTGFLFLPNKLAMDLERINPLNNSKRIFAVSNLVSLGFGLLKVLLIGVVAGLSLWQQRATILELTDQSAAVIGKFVLETALWTSIKIAAALLVLAILDYGYQWWKHEQDLRMTTQQVREEMKEQTGDPQTMQRRKQIQRQLVMNRLSTSIPKADVIVTNPTELAIALQYDPNTMPAPIVIAKGAGVLAQRIRRLALENNVPVVERKELARALYQLVEVNQPVPSEQYAAVAEVVRYVYQLKGKKLPGTRAKSAA; from the coding sequence ATGGACGACGATAACGGAGAAAAGTCGCACGAAGCAACGCAGCATCGCCGCGATAAAGCGCGCGAGGAAGGGCAGGTCGTTAAGAGTCAGGATCTCACGTCGGCTGCGATGCTGATGGCTTGCCTGCTTTTGCTCTGGTACTTCAGCAGCGGCATGTTCGAACTAGTGGGAGCCTTTACACGCGATCAAATCACGGGCCAGTTGTGGCAGCCGATCACGCTGGCGGATGTGACGAGCGACTTTGCACGAATCGGTGGACTTCTCGCTCGCACACTGCTCCCTCTGCTGCTGATGATGATGCTCGCAGCAATCACCATTCAGCTGTCGCAAACAGGATTTCTGTTCCTGCCGAACAAGCTGGCGATGGATCTCGAGCGGATTAATCCGCTGAACAATTCCAAGCGAATCTTTGCCGTCTCGAATCTCGTGAGCCTCGGCTTTGGACTACTGAAAGTGCTGCTGATTGGTGTGGTGGCTGGGCTCTCGCTCTGGCAGCAGCGCGCGACGATTTTAGAGCTGACCGATCAGTCGGCAGCTGTGATTGGCAAGTTCGTGCTGGAAACGGCACTCTGGACGAGCATCAAGATTGCAGCGGCGCTACTGGTGCTCGCGATCCTCGACTATGGCTACCAGTGGTGGAAGCACGAGCAAGATCTCCGCATGACCACGCAGCAGGTGCGTGAGGAGATGAAAGAGCAAACGGGCGATCCGCAAACAATGCAGCGGCGGAAGCAGATTCAGCGTCAGCTGGTGATGAATCGGCTGTCGACCAGCATCCCGAAAGCGGACGTCATTGTGACGAATCCCACCGAGCTTGCGATTGCGCTGCAGTACGATCCCAACACCATGCCGGCCCCCATTGTGATTGCCAAAGGGGCCGGTGTTTTAGCGCAGCGCATCCGACGTTTGGCGCTGGAAAACAACGTGCCGGTGGTCGAGCGAAAAGAACTCGCGCGGGCTTTGTATCAGCTGGTGGAAGTGAACCAGCCGGTCCCTTCCGAGCAGTATGCTGCGGTCGCTGAAGTGGTTCGCTACGTCTATCAGCTGAAGGGAAAAAAGCTCCCCGGCACACGCGCTAAATCAGCAGCCTAA
- a CDS encoding sulfotransferase, which translates to MNSTTNSGSSPEAKKPDTKVTKRKQPKIHSYPFWSPRFWHGMRAGDWWKLCIKHGFRIHPIRWPMAVLLGMITPVNSILRLWQRAQYGSRIDRTRIEEPPVFIIGHWRSGTTFLHEVMHQDERFYSPTTYQCFAPHHFLLTEWLIAGYGGWLMPRQRPMDNMATGWERPQEDEFALLTLGAPTPYLRCAFPNDPPPAVEFLDMEGVDPADEKKFSEAMIEFSKLITFRSQKQLLLKSPPHTGRIELLSKLFPGARFIHIVRNPYSLFSSTVRLWQSLDAVQSLQMPKHKGLEEFVLMCLTRMYQGYEKQRAKIDPAMIVEVKYEDLVKSPMTELERIYGALKLPSIEGAKPKIEKFLTEQKDYQTNKHELDEESRKLVREHWGFYFDKYGYEK; encoded by the coding sequence TTGAACAGCACGACCAACAGCGGCAGCTCACCCGAGGCGAAGAAGCCCGACACCAAGGTGACGAAGCGTAAGCAGCCGAAAATCCATAGCTATCCTTTCTGGAGCCCCCGCTTTTGGCACGGGATGCGTGCCGGAGATTGGTGGAAACTATGCATCAAGCATGGTTTTCGCATTCATCCGATCCGCTGGCCGATGGCGGTCTTGCTCGGCATGATCACCCCGGTGAACTCGATTTTACGACTCTGGCAGCGGGCTCAGTACGGTAGTCGGATCGATCGGACGCGCATCGAGGAACCGCCGGTCTTCATCATCGGTCACTGGCGTAGCGGAACCACGTTCCTGCACGAAGTGATGCATCAGGATGAACGATTTTATTCCCCCACGACCTACCAGTGCTTTGCGCCGCATCACTTTTTGCTCACCGAGTGGCTGATTGCGGGCTACGGCGGCTGGCTGATGCCACGGCAACGTCCGATGGACAACATGGCGACTGGTTGGGAACGTCCGCAGGAAGATGAGTTCGCGCTGCTGACGCTCGGCGCACCGACCCCTTATCTCCGCTGCGCTTTTCCGAACGATCCACCCCCGGCCGTCGAGTTCCTTGACATGGAAGGGGTTGATCCGGCTGATGAGAAAAAATTCTCCGAGGCGATGATCGAGTTTTCCAAGCTCATTACGTTCCGGAGTCAAAAACAGCTGCTCCTGAAGAGCCCTCCCCACACGGGGCGCATCGAGCTCCTTTCGAAGCTCTTTCCCGGTGCTCGGTTCATCCACATCGTCCGCAACCCGTACTCCCTTTTTTCATCGACGGTGCGCTTGTGGCAATCGCTCGACGCCGTTCAGTCGCTGCAAATGCCGAAGCACAAGGGACTCGAAGAGTTCGTGCTGATGTGCCTTACGCGGATGTATCAAGGCTATGAAAAGCAGCGCGCGAAGATCGATCCTGCAATGATCGTGGAAGTGAAGTACGAAGATCTCGTCAAGTCGCCGATGACCGAACTCGAGCGGATCTATGGCGCACTGAAGCTCCCCTCGATTGAAGGTGCTAAGCCGAAGATCGAGAAGTTCCTCACCGAGCAGAAAGACTATCAAACGAACAAGCACGAACTCGATGAAGAGTCGCGCAAGCTCGTTCGCGAGCATTGGGGCTTCTACTTCGACAAGTATGGCTACGAGAAATAG
- a CDS encoding LLM class flavin-dependent oxidoreductase — MKCFAFHLMPWDRLPDDFEEKYESAWTWLPNSIYDPEHGGELYNRYLDELVLADELGFDGVCVNEHHQNAYGTMPSPNLMGSILARQTKRVKIAVVGNALPLYNPPTRVAEEFAMIDCISGGRLIAGLVVGGGPEYYSFSINPTHARSMYGEALDLVIRAWTEPGPFEHYGEHWKLKYVNPWPRPIQKPHPPVWIPGAGSKETIDFVAQRRFSYMGIPYFHIDFFKRNFDLFREACNKYGYEAHPEQLGWLCPIYVAETDEQAWAEYEQHLWFFARKLLKGLVVFPPGYTSVRSIAGIHSALTKFLSTVETREQIEKGAYAIVGSPATVREKLLEHSKYLGVGNLLGLFQLGTLPADLTQKSMRLFASDVMPHLQQAGYGAGVGEFNPHAGLAGTASS; from the coding sequence ATGAAGTGTTTTGCATTTCACCTGATGCCTTGGGACCGCCTGCCCGACGACTTCGAAGAGAAGTATGAATCGGCTTGGACTTGGCTTCCCAACTCGATCTACGACCCCGAGCATGGGGGCGAACTCTACAACCGTTATCTCGACGAACTCGTACTGGCCGATGAGCTCGGGTTCGATGGTGTGTGCGTGAACGAGCACCATCAAAACGCCTACGGGACGATGCCGAGCCCCAATCTGATGGGTTCGATCCTCGCGCGGCAAACCAAGCGGGTGAAGATCGCGGTTGTCGGCAACGCGCTGCCGCTCTACAACCCGCCGACCCGCGTGGCGGAAGAGTTTGCGATGATCGACTGCATCAGCGGCGGTCGGCTGATCGCGGGACTCGTGGTCGGTGGTGGTCCCGAGTATTACAGCTTCTCGATCAATCCAACGCATGCCCGCAGCATGTACGGCGAAGCGCTCGATCTGGTGATTCGCGCGTGGACCGAGCCTGGTCCGTTCGAGCACTATGGCGAGCACTGGAAACTGAAGTACGTCAACCCTTGGCCACGGCCGATTCAAAAGCCTCATCCACCGGTTTGGATACCTGGCGCGGGAAGCAAAGAGACGATCGATTTCGTGGCCCAGCGCCGCTTCAGCTACATGGGAATTCCGTACTTCCACATCGACTTCTTCAAGCGGAACTTCGATCTTTTCCGCGAAGCGTGCAATAAGTACGGCTACGAAGCGCACCCCGAACAACTCGGCTGGCTCTGCCCGATCTATGTCGCCGAAACCGACGAACAAGCGTGGGCCGAGTACGAGCAGCATTTGTGGTTCTTTGCCCGCAAGCTGCTCAAGGGTCTGGTGGTCTTTCCGCCGGGCTACACCAGCGTGCGGTCGATCGCCGGGATTCACAGCGCGCTAACGAAGTTCCTCAGCACGGTCGAAACGCGCGAGCAAATCGAAAAAGGTGCGTATGCGATCGTCGGCAGTCCCGCTACGGTTCGCGAGAAGTTGCTCGAGCATTCCAAGTACCTGGGAGTCGGAAACTTGCTCGGACTGTTCCAACTTGGCACACTTCCAGCCGACTTGACGCAAAAGAGCATGCGTCTGTTTGCCAGCGATGTGATGCCTCACTTGCAGCAAGCGGGCTACGGAGCTGGGGTCGGTGAGTTCAATCCGCACGCTGGACTGGCCGGGACCGCCAGTTCCTAG
- a CDS encoding alpha/beta hydrolase, producing MPSPTTSTILVAGKKTQVTTGGDGPPLLYLHSAGGETDWTKFHDLLAAKFKVIVPAHPGFASSAGLESIRDVADYAWHYVDFLKVMNLSRVPVIGFSLGAWTAVELAILRPALVEKMILVNAAGLHVPGSPMGELFTDDLTYLRNLLFFDPNSPVVKEAMPLSLDDSRILQWLKAREATARVGWNPYLHNPRLRAHLSRVECPTQVVWGRHDKLIPLAHGETYSSEIPGAQLTILEQCGHMLPFEKPEELARITTEFFSS from the coding sequence ATGCCAAGCCCGACCACCAGCACGATTCTTGTCGCGGGAAAGAAAACGCAAGTGACAACCGGTGGGGATGGCCCGCCGCTGCTCTACCTGCATAGTGCGGGGGGCGAAACCGACTGGACCAAGTTTCACGACTTGCTGGCTGCAAAGTTCAAAGTGATTGTGCCAGCGCATCCCGGTTTTGCGTCGTCGGCGGGACTCGAATCGATTCGGGACGTGGCCGATTATGCGTGGCACTACGTCGACTTTTTGAAGGTGATGAATCTGTCGCGTGTGCCGGTGATTGGCTTTTCGCTCGGCGCTTGGACCGCTGTGGAACTCGCCATCTTGCGCCCAGCACTCGTAGAGAAGATGATCCTGGTCAACGCGGCCGGATTGCATGTTCCCGGGAGTCCGATGGGGGAACTTTTTACCGACGATCTAACCTACCTTCGCAATCTGCTGTTCTTCGATCCCAACTCCCCTGTCGTCAAAGAAGCGATGCCACTTTCGCTCGACGATTCGCGCATTTTGCAGTGGCTGAAGGCTCGCGAAGCCACAGCGCGGGTCGGCTGGAATCCGTATCTCCACAATCCGCGTCTGCGGGCGCATCTGTCGCGCGTCGAATGTCCAACGCAGGTCGTGTGGGGTCGTCACGACAAGCTGATTCCACTCGCGCACGGCGAGACCTATAGCAGCGAGATTCCCGGAGCCCAGCTCACGATTTTGGAGCAGTGCGGTCACATGCTCCCGTTTGAAAAGCCCGAAGAACTCGCACGCATCACGACCGAATTCTTCAGCAGCTAG
- a CDS encoding SDR family oxidoreductase — protein sequence MEFETEPLTSHERAPATRRFEGKVALITGGSDRGIGGAIALQMASEGASVAIISREEPARLMKQLSRLGEGAVYTAGDVCQAADVRRVIDECMSEFGKIDILVNNAGVEFAAQLENHEEASFRELIDVNLIGAISMSRAVLPLLTEPGGVIVNIASALALGGCNGFSVYSASKAGLIGFTQSLAWELAPKKMRVVAVAPGMVHTPMVHKHSERLTPEVWRQIEACHPLGMGLPRDVAAAVAFLASDDARWITGVALPLGFAPSFPLPTSPLLGG from the coding sequence ATGGAGTTCGAAACTGAGCCTCTGACGAGTCACGAGCGAGCCCCTGCCACGCGACGATTCGAAGGAAAAGTAGCCTTGATCACTGGCGGCAGTGATCGTGGCATTGGTGGCGCTATCGCCCTGCAAATGGCCAGCGAAGGTGCTTCGGTCGCGATCATCTCGCGCGAAGAACCAGCGCGGCTGATGAAGCAACTGTCGCGCCTCGGCGAAGGGGCGGTCTACACCGCTGGCGATGTTTGCCAGGCTGCTGACGTGCGCCGTGTGATCGACGAATGCATGAGCGAGTTTGGCAAGATCGATATTCTGGTGAACAACGCCGGTGTTGAATTCGCGGCCCAGCTCGAGAATCACGAAGAAGCCAGTTTTCGCGAATTGATTGATGTGAATTTGATCGGCGCCATCTCGATGAGTCGCGCTGTGTTGCCGCTGCTAACCGAGCCCGGAGGGGTGATCGTCAACATCGCTTCGGCGCTTGCGCTAGGGGGCTGTAATGGCTTCTCGGTCTATAGCGCCAGCAAAGCGGGCTTGATTGGCTTCACGCAATCGCTTGCCTGGGAACTAGCACCTAAAAAGATGCGTGTGGTGGCGGTGGCTCCCGGCATGGTTCACACGCCGATGGTGCACAAACATAGCGAGCGACTCACGCCCGAAGTTTGGCGTCAGATCGAAGCTTGCCATCCGCTGGGAATGGGACTGCCTCGCGATGTGGCTGCAGCGGTGGCGTTTCTCGCTTCCGATGATGCACGCTGGATCACCGGGGTCGCTTTGCCCCTCGGCTTTGCCCCAAGCTTTCCACTTCCCACTTCGCCCCTCTTGGGCGGCTAA
- a CDS encoding 2-phosphosulfolactate phosphatase: MSRRVVVHLLPSQATTPITAGKTVAVIDVLRATTTIVTAMAAGAARVVPLLEVDEARARAAAIGESALLGGERHGKRIDGFHFGNSPAEYTRDKLAGKTLVFTTTNGTRAMLAARQAREIYVASFVNFSAICRELAEREEVHILCAGTDGEVTREDTLLAGAIADDAVASDPATQLNDEAEIAADAWRAAVTNLSGRVALAQAMRQSRGGRNLIEIGHEHDIDLAAEIDRFDLTPRLDVAKWEIVLP, from the coding sequence ATGTCGCGCCGCGTCGTTGTCCACCTGCTCCCCTCGCAGGCCACCACCCCCATCACCGCCGGCAAAACGGTCGCCGTGATCGACGTCCTGCGAGCTACCACCACGATCGTCACCGCCATGGCCGCTGGTGCCGCACGGGTCGTTCCGCTGCTCGAAGTCGACGAGGCCCGCGCGCGTGCTGCTGCGATTGGCGAGTCGGCTCTCCTGGGGGGCGAACGGCATGGCAAACGGATCGATGGCTTTCACTTCGGCAACAGCCCGGCGGAGTACACTCGCGATAAACTGGCCGGAAAAACGCTCGTTTTCACCACCACCAACGGCACCCGCGCTATGCTGGCGGCACGTCAGGCACGCGAGATTTACGTCGCCTCGTTCGTGAATTTTTCGGCCATTTGCCGCGAACTCGCCGAGCGCGAAGAAGTCCATATCCTGTGCGCTGGAACCGACGGCGAAGTGACCCGCGAAGATACGCTTCTCGCCGGCGCCATCGCTGACGATGCAGTAGCCAGCGATCCGGCGACGCAGCTGAACGACGAAGCAGAGATCGCCGCCGATGCCTGGCGAGCCGCTGTCACGAACCTCTCGGGGCGAGTAGCCCTGGCTCAAGCGATGCGTCAAAGTCGGGGCGGTCGCAACCTGATCGAAATCGGACACGAGCACGACATCGATTTGGCCGCTGAGATTGACCGCTTCGATCTCACCCCACGTCTCGACGTCGCGAAGTGGGAAATCGTGCTCCCGTAG
- a CDS encoding glycine--tRNA ligase, with product MDKLVSLCKRRGFLFQSSEIYGGLNGFWDYGPLGVELKRNIKDAWWRDMVTGHDELSTPAGAPAPYEMTGLDCTIIMHPQVWKVSGHFDLFHDFMVDCRESKKRYRYDQVRGRWVTYREQTIFVATNVEVDKEQEDVQTRALKFFKLRNKDAEEITWTSEFVSLTTLGNDFTKVLAPDAKELGTLLEPREFNLMFKTIVGALGTAEDAAFLRPETAQGIFVNFKNVCDSTRVRVPFGIAQVGKSFRNEITPKNFTFRSREFEQMEIEFFCHPSTSREWYQYWRDRRMKWYTDMGLSTERLQLREHHVEELSHYSCGTADIEYAFPFLPAGEYGELEGIAHRGDFDLRSHMEGKLDPNSKPDLKVELGPDGKPKHRGSGKDLTYRDDLTNERFTPHVIEPSAGADRATLAFLCEAYHEDQAPDENGVMQTRVVMKLHPRIAPIKAAVFPLVKKDGMPEKAQEIYRALKKRYNVFYDEKGAVGRRYRRQDEAGTPFCITVDGQSLIDNTVTIRDRDTLEQKRISADAVLAEIETRIG from the coding sequence ATGGACAAACTGGTTTCGCTGTGCAAACGACGTGGTTTTCTGTTTCAGTCGAGCGAAATCTACGGCGGCCTCAACGGCTTTTGGGACTACGGTCCTCTGGGTGTCGAGCTCAAGCGGAACATTAAAGACGCCTGGTGGCGCGATATGGTGACCGGTCACGACGAACTGAGCACCCCTGCTGGTGCCCCTGCTCCGTACGAAATGACGGGCCTCGACTGCACGATCATCATGCATCCGCAGGTCTGGAAAGTTTCGGGCCACTTCGATCTGTTCCACGACTTCATGGTCGATTGCCGCGAGAGCAAAAAACGATATCGCTACGATCAGGTGCGCGGTCGCTGGGTCACCTATCGCGAGCAAACGATTTTTGTCGCCACGAATGTCGAAGTCGATAAAGAACAAGAGGACGTACAAACTCGCGCGCTGAAGTTTTTCAAACTGCGCAATAAAGACGCGGAAGAAATCACCTGGACCAGCGAATTCGTGAGCCTCACGACGCTCGGCAACGACTTCACCAAAGTCCTCGCCCCCGATGCCAAAGAGCTCGGCACCTTGCTTGAGCCGCGTGAATTCAACCTGATGTTCAAAACGATCGTCGGCGCGCTCGGCACAGCCGAAGATGCCGCGTTTTTGCGTCCCGAAACGGCTCAGGGCATTTTCGTGAACTTCAAAAACGTGTGCGACAGCACCCGCGTTCGTGTTCCGTTTGGTATCGCGCAGGTCGGCAAAAGTTTTCGTAACGAGATCACGCCGAAGAACTTCACCTTCCGCTCGCGCGAGTTCGAGCAGATGGAAATCGAGTTCTTCTGTCACCCGAGCACTTCGCGCGAGTGGTATCAGTACTGGCGCGATCGCCGAATGAAGTGGTATACCGACATGGGTCTCTCGACCGAGCGACTGCAGCTCCGCGAGCATCATGTCGAAGAGCTGTCACACTATTCGTGCGGAACCGCCGACATTGAATATGCGTTCCCCTTCCTCCCCGCTGGCGAGTATGGCGAACTCGAAGGGATTGCCCATCGTGGCGACTTCGATCTCCGCAGCCATATGGAAGGAAAGCTCGACCCCAACAGCAAACCTGATCTCAAGGTGGAACTGGGACCGGATGGCAAACCGAAGCATCGTGGCAGCGGCAAGGACTTGACCTACCGCGATGATTTAACGAACGAACGTTTCACGCCGCACGTCATCGAACCGTCAGCTGGTGCCGATCGTGCGACGCTTGCCTTCCTGTGCGAAGCCTATCACGAAGATCAAGCGCCCGACGAAAACGGCGTGATGCAAACGCGTGTGGTCATGAAACTCCATCCGCGCATTGCGCCCATCAAAGCGGCTGTCTTCCCACTCGTGAAGAAAGATGGCATGCCCGAGAAAGCGCAAGAGATCTATCGCGCTCTGAAGAAACGCTACAACGTGTTCTACGACGAAAAAGGTGCGGTCGGTCGTCGCTATCGTCGCCAAGACGAAGCGGGCACACCGTTCTGCATCACCGTCGATGGTCAGTCGCTTATTGACAACACCGTAACCATTCGCGATCGCGACACACTCGAGCAGAAACGTATTTCAGCTGATGCCGTGCTCGCCGAAATCGAAACTCGAATCGGTTAG